One genomic window of Fusarium keratoplasticum isolate Fu6.1 chromosome 3, whole genome shotgun sequence includes the following:
- a CDS encoding Phospho-2-dehydro-3-deoxyheptonate aldolase, translating to MPSAEMPIAADDTRVLGQDPLIPPALLTSEIPLTEAATNTVVKGRNDAADIILGTSDRLLVVVGPCSIHDPAAAHEYAARLKELSDKLSDDLCIVMRAYLEKPRTTVGWKGLINDPDIDNSFKINKGLRVSRQLFVDLTSRGMPIASEMLDTISPQFLADCISVGAIGARTTESQLHRELASGLSFPVGFKNGTDGGLGVAIDAIGAAAAQHHFMGVTKQGLAAITRTKGNEHCFVILRGGTKGPNFDKENVQAAKKTLQDKKQKLAIMVDCSHGNSQKNHKNQPKVAKVVGDQLREGEKAIVGVMIESNIGEGNQKVPAEGPGALERGVSITDACINWEDTVTVLEDLADAVRTRRSVNSA from the exons ATGCCTTCAGCCGAGATGCCGATCGCTGCCGACGATACCAGAG TCCTCGGACAGGATCCTTTGATCCCTCCTGCTCTCCTCACCTCCGAGATCCCTCTCACCGAGGCCGCTACCAACACAGTCGTCAAGGGCCGTAACGATGCCGCCGACATCATCCTCGGCACCAGCGACAGacttctcgtcgtcgtagGCCCCTGCTCCATCCACGACCCTGCCGCCGCCCACGAGTACGCCGCCCGGCTCAAGGAGCTTTCGGACAAGCTCTCGGACGACCTCTGCATCGTTATGCGTGCCTACCTCGAGAAGCCCCGGACGACTGTTGGTTGGAAGGGTCTGATCAACGACCCTGATATCGACAACTCtttcaagatcaacaagggTCTCCGAGTTTCGCGACAGCTCTTTGTCGACCTCACCAGCCGAGGAATGCCAATTGCTTCCGAAATGCTCGATACCATCTCCCCCCAGTTCCTTGCCGATTGTATCTCGGTCGGTGCCATCGGTGCCCGAACCACTGAGTCCCAGCTTCACCGTGAGCTGGCCTCTGGTTTGTCTTTCCCCGTCGGCTTCAAGAACGGCACAGACGGTGGCCTCGGTGTTGCCATTGACGCCATTGGCGCTGCCGCTGCTCAGCATCACTTCATGGGTGTCACCAAGCAGGGTCTGGCCGCCATCACCCGCACCAAGGGTAACGAGCACTGCTTCGTTATCCTGCGAGGCGGTACCAAGGGCCCCAACTTTGACAAGGAGAACGtccaggctgccaagaagaccctgcaggacaagaagcagaagtTGGCCATCATGGTTGACTGCTCCCACG GCAACTCTCAGAAGAACCACAAGAACCAGCCCAAGGTTGCCAAGGTTGTTGGCGACCAGCTCCGCGAGGGTGAGAAGGCCATCGTCGGTGTCATGATCGAGTCCAACATTGGCGAGGGCAACCAAAAGGTCCCTGCTGAGGGCCCCGGCGCCCTTGAGCGCGGTGTCAGTATCACTGATGCCTGCATCAACTGGGAGGATACCGTCACTgtcctcgaggatctcgctGACGCTGTCCGCACTCGCCGCTCGGTCAACAGCGCCTAA
- a CDS encoding Aminopeptidase encodes MYRNGSDVASASLDIRRGREVLPKNVKPLHYDLTLEPNFETFKYEGTVVIDFDVVEDSNSIALNTVELDIHETIVEANGATVTSSPTLDYNKDTQTTTITFDQTIPAGQKARLTQRFTGTLNDDMAGFYRSSYKDEQGNTKYIATTQMEATDARRAFPCLDEPALKATFTVTLIADHDLVCLGNMDVASEKEVDSAITGKKRKAITYNKTPIMSTYLLAFVIGDLKYYETNNFRVPIRVWCTPDQNVDHAVFSAELAARTLEFYEKQFGSEYPLPKMDMVAVPDFAAGAMENWGLITYRVVDLLLDEKTSSATTKKRVAEVVQHELAHQWFGNLVTMDFWDGLWLKEGFATWMSWYSSNAFYPEWRIWEGYVIEDLRSALGLDSLRSSHPIEVPVKRADEINQIFDAISYEKGSCVLRMISKYLGEDVFLEGVRRYLNKHAYGNTETTDLWAALSEASGKDVERVADIWTKKVGFPVVAVTEDESNGTIHVKQNRFLRTADVKPEEDEVLYPVFLNLLTKEGLQEDLALNTREADFKVPDFDFYKVNSAHSGIYRTSYTTSRLQKLGQNAKAGLLGVEDRAGMIADAGALAAAGYQKTSGLLALLQGFDSENEFIVWDEITLRIGSLRDAWIFEDEEVTKALKAFQRDLVSKKANEVGWDITDADDHMTQRLKGLMFGKAAMVEDEPTKKAAFELFDKFIKGDRDALQPNLRPSVFAVVLSYGGEAEYNAVVKEYETAKQSSERNTALRSLGFAQDPALIKRTLEYTLSDQVKTQDLYMPLSALRAHKEGVIALWSWVKENWEVITKRLPPGMSLLGDLVSISTSSFTQEKQTADVKSFFEEKGTKGFDLELAQSLDAIKAKQNWLARDREDVKEWLRENKYL; translated from the coding sequence ATGTATCGCAACGGGTCTGACGTCGCCAGTGCTAGCCTCGACATTCGTCGTGGTCGCGAGGTCCTCCCCAAGAACGTCAAGCCGCTGCATTACGATCTGACCCTCGAGCCCAACTTTGAGACCTTCAAGTATGAGGGTACCGTTGTTATCGATTTCGACGTTGTCGAAGACTCTAACTCTATTGCTCTCAACACTGTAGAGCTCGACATTCATGAGACCATCGTCGAAGCCAACGGCGCCACTGTCACGTCCTCCCCCACCCTCGACTACAACAAGGATACCCAGACCACGACCATAACCTTCGACCAGACGATTCCCGCAGGACAGAAGGCGAGGTTGACTCAACGCTTCACCGGTACTCTCAACGATGATATGGCTGGCTTCTACCGTTCCTCATACAAGGATGAGCAGGGAAATACCAAGTACATTGCCACAACTCAGATGGAGGCCACTGATGCGCGACGTGCATTCCCTTGTCTTGATGAGCCGGCTCTCAAGGCTACTTTCACCGTCACCCTGATCGCTGACCACGACTTGGTTTGCTTGGGTAACATGGATGTTGCTTCCGAGAAAGAGGTCGATTCTGCGATTACGGgcaagaagcgcaaggccatcACCTACAACAAGACTCCCATCATGTCTACCTACCTCCTGGCTTTCGTCATTGGCGACCTCAAGTACTACGAGACCAACAACTTCCGAGTCCCGATCCGAGTTTGGTGCACGCCTGATCAGAATGTCGATCATGCTGTCTTCTCTGCTGAGCTTGCTGCGCGGACACTCGAGTTTTACGAGAAGCAGTTTGGCAGCGAATATCCCCTCCCCAAGATGGACATGGTGGCTGTTCCTGATTTCGCCGCCGGTGCCATGGAGAACTGGGGCCTCATCACTTACAGAGTTGTCGATCTTCTTTTGGACGAAAAGACCAGCAGCGCCACGACCAAGAAGCGTGTGGCCGAAGTTGTGCAGCACGAGCTGGCCCATCAGTGGTTCGGCAACCTGGTTACCATGGACTTCTGGGATGGTCTGTGGCTAAAGGAGGGTTTCGCAACATGGATGTCATGGTACTCTTCCAATGCCTTCTACCCCGAGTGGAGAATCTGGGAGGGCTACGTTATCGAGGACCTGCGCTCTGCCCTTGGTCTTGACTCGCTGCGCAGCTCGCATCCCATCGAGGTGCCTGTCAAGCGCGCAGACGAGATCAACCAAATCTTTGATGCCATTTCGTACGAGAAGGGTTCTTGCGTCCTGCGCATGATTTCCAAGTACCTCGGTGAGGACGTCTTCCTTGAGGGTGTCCGACGCTATCTGAACAAGCACGCCTACGGAAACACAGAGACTACTGATCTCTGGGCTGCCCTCAGCGAAGCCAGCGGCAAGGATGTCGAGCGTGTGGCCGATATCTGGACCAAGAAGGTTGGCTTCCCCGTCGTTGCGGTCACCGAAGACGAGTCCAATGGCACCATCCACGTCAAACAGAATCGTTTCCTTAGAACGGCCGATGTTAAgccagaggaggatgaggttctGTACCCCGtgttcctcaacctcctgaCCAAGGAAGGCCTCCAAGAAGATCTTGCACTCAACACGAGAGAGGCCGACTTCAAGGTGCCCGACTTTGACTTTTACAAGGTCAACTCGGCTCATTCCGGTATCTACCGCACATCTTACACAACTAGTCGGCTTCAGAAGCTTGGCCAGAACGCCAAGGCAGGCCTTTTGGGTGTTGAGGACAGAGCCGGCATGATTGCCGATGCTGGTGCCCTTGCTGCCGCTGGCTACCAAAAGACATCCGGCTTGTtggctctcctccaaggctTTGACTCTGAGAATGAGTTCATTGTCTGGGATGAGATTACACTTCGCATCGGCTCCCTCCGAGACGCCTGGAtctttgaggatgaagaggtcACTAAGGCCCTCAAGGCTTTCCAGAGAGATCTGGTCAGCAAGAAGGCCAACGAGGTTGGTTGGGACATCACCGATGCTGACGACCACATGACCCAGCGCTTGAAGGGTCTCATGTTTGGAAAGGCGGCCATGGTGGAAGACGAGCCCACCAAGAAGGCAGCCTTTGAGCTGTTTGACAAGTTCATCAAGGGAGACCGGGATGCTCTCCAGCCTAACCTGCGGCCCAGCGTCTTTGCAGTTGTGCTGTCTTACGGTGGTGAGGCTGAGTACAATGCCGTGGTCAAGGAGTACGAGACGGCCAAGCAGAGCAGCGAGCGAAACACAGCACTTCGGTCCCTCGGTTTCGCCCAGGACCCTGCTCTAATCAAGCGTACACTGGAGTATACGCTCAGCGATCAGGTCAAGACCCAGGACCTGTACATGCCTCTCAGCGCCCTCCGCGCACACAAGGAGGGTGTCATCGCGCTCTGGTCGTGGGTCAAGGAGAACTGGGAGGTCATCACTAAGCGTCTACCGCCTGGCATGTCGCTCCTGGGCGATCTCGTATCCATCTCCACAAGCTCCTTTACTCAGGAAAAGCAGACTGCTGATGTGAAGAGTTTCtttgaggagaagggcaccaagggttttgaccttgagctggcGCAGAGCCTagacgccatcaaggccaagcaaAACTGGCTTGCACGGGATAGAGAAGATGTCAAGGAGTGGCTCCGTGAGAACAAGTACCTGTAA
- a CDS encoding MFS domain-containing protein — MGTADIEASPTVAERSSVDIAKTQVGVGRQELHSALPPHDTYEGGHRWDPSATWTPEEEKRAVRKTDLRLLTWLCLMFFGLQLDRGNLGNALADDLLTDLGLTTDDYNNGTTIQLLCFLSAEFPVQFLTKRFGFKRVLPTLMVCWGLVSTFQAFMTGRTGFYISRAFIGLFEGGFIPGVILMATYFYTSKELSIRLAAFWSTLNIARVISALLAAGFLEMRGVGGRPGWFWLLLLEGLLTVVIGLASMAYLPTSPTGTKTLIWRNSWYTEREEVIMINRILRDDPAKGLTALTEPATFADIKAAWTDPSLWGLYFIGLVAYIPATPVTAYLTLTLKRVGNFSTLASNLLTAPSAALQIITMLALAYSSEYFNERSFHCLFGEIWSLPLFTALLTLPDEGREWGRFTIITMISGYPYFHPLVSSWISENSFDVKKRAVAAATYNVIVQIGSVIGSQIYRSWDSPYYKNGNKVCISILSLSVVVFLVQRQHLIRLNKKKEAEWDQMTPEQKIEYQTDKEAREIDGNKRLDFRFAY, encoded by the exons ATGGGCACTGCAGATATCGAAGCAAGCCCTACAGTAGCGGAGCGCTCCTCGGTGGATATCGCCAAAACCCAGGTCGGAGTCGGCAGACAAGAGCTTCACTCGGCTCTCCCTCCCCATGATACCTACGAGGGTGGTCACCGATGGGACCCGTCAGCCACATGGACTccggaagaagagaagagggctgTGCGAAAGACGGATCTGCGTCTTCTCACTTGGCTGTGTCTGATG TTCTTTGGTCTTCAACTTGATCGTGGAAACCTTGGCAATGCTCTTGCAGATGACCTCTTGACCGACCTCGGTTTGACTACAGATGACTACAACAAT GGCACAACCATTCAGCTGCTATGCTTCCTCTCTGCCGAGTTCCCTGTGCAGTTCCTCACCAAGAGATTTGGCTTCAAGCGTGTCCTGCCAACA CTGATGGTATGCTGGGGGTTGGTCT CAACTTTTCAAGCCTTCATGACAGGCAGAACCGGCTTTTACATCTCTCGAGCATTCATCGGTCTCTTTGAGGGCGGTTTCATCCCCGGTGTCATCCTCATGGCGACGTATTTCTATACTTCAAAGGAGTTGTCCATTCGACTTGCTGCATTCTGGAGCACCCTCAACATTGCAA GAGTCATCTCTGCCCTGCTGGCTGCCGGCTTCCTCGAAATGCGAGGCGTCGGCGGTCGCCCCGGCTGGTtttggcttctcctcctcgagggtcTCCTCACCGTCGTCATCGGCCTCGCTTCAATGGCCTACCTCCCCACCAGCCCTACAGGCACAAAGACTCTCATCTGGCGCAACTCTTGGTACACGGAGCGCGAAGAGGTCATCATGATCAACCGCATCCTCCGCGATGACCCTGCAAAGGGCCTCACGGCGCTGACTGAGCCTGCCACCTTCGCAGATATCAAGGCGGCGTGGACTGACCCTTCGCTCTGGGGGTTGTACTTTATCGGTCTTGTCGCTTATATCCCCGCGACTCCTGTTACGGCTTATCTGACTTTGACGCTCAAGCGTGTCGGCAACTTCAGCACCTTGGCTAGCAACCTCCTCACTGCGCCGTCGGCGGCCCTCcagatcatcaccatgctGGCGTTAGCGTACAGTTCAGAGTACTTCAACGAGCGATCCTTCCATTGCCTTTTTGGGGAGATTTGGTCGCTTCCTCTCTTCACTGCGCTTCTTACGCTCCCAGATGAGGGCCGCGAATGGGGACGtttcaccatcatcaccatgatcTCGGGCTACCCCTACTTCCACCCTCTCGTCAGCTCCTGGATCTCTGAAAACTCATTCgatgtgaagaagagagcagTAGCCGCAGCGACCTACAACGTTATCGTGCAAAT CGGAAGCGTTATAGGCAGCCAGATCTACCGGTCCTGGGACTCACCCTACTACAAGAACGGCAACAAGGTGTGCATCTCGATCCTGTCGCTCTctgtcgtcgtcttcctcgtgCAGCGCCAGCACCTCATCCGcctgaacaagaagaaggaggcagaGTGGGATCAGATGACGCCTGAGCAAAAGATTGAGTACCAGACGGACAAGGAAGCCAGAGAGATCGATGGAAACAAGCGGCTCGACTTTCGATTTGCGTATTAG
- a CDS encoding TauD domain-containing protein gives MPSAAPSQADATLGDHILGGHPESRPRISQPLAYTGSLDNIQQLDVTPVIGREYTGLQIRDLLRWDERLIRDLAATISQRGVVFLKNQDVTPEEMKDFMLRLTEVAGCPASSGLHIHPLTEEGSELGDQISVISSEKQKKGGGLTHQLSDVSRFASAGWHSDITFEKVPSDYAMLKIHTLPATGGDTLWASGYEIYDRLSPPMKQFLEGLTATHDASFFHDEAARLGNPLRKGIRGSPLNQGENLSAVHPLVRTNPVTGWKSVYVNKGFTKRINGLSKDESDTLLSYLFNLVTQNHDAQVRYRWSKNDCAIWDNRSTLHCATYDYDAARAGDRVCSLGEAPYLDTTSKGRKEALGI, from the exons ATGCCTTCTGCCGCACCTTCACAAGCAGATGCCACCCTGGGCGACCACATCCTCGGTGGTCACCCAGAAAGTCGGCCTCGGATCTCGCAGCCATTGGCTTACACGGGAAGCCTTGACAACATCCAACAACTCGACGTCACTCCCGTAATTGGTCGTGAATACACTGGACTCCAAATCCGTGACCTGTTGCGATGGGACGAGAGGCTCATCCGTGACCTCGCTGCCACCATTTCGCAGCGTGGAGTTGTATTCCTCAAGAACCAAGATGTGACCCCcgaagagatgaaggattTCATGCTTCGTCTCACTGAAGTCGCTGGGTGTCCTGCCAGCTCTGGGCTGCATATTCATCCTTTGACAGAGGAGGGTAGTGAGCTTGGTGATCAGATCAGTGTCATCTCAAgcgagaagcagaagaagggaggCGGTTTGACGCATCAATTGAGTGATGTGAGTCGGTTTGCTAGTGCTGGCTGGCATAGTGATAT CACCTTTGAAAAGGTCCCGTCAGACTATGCCATGCTCAAAATCCACACACTACCAGCCACCGGTGGTGATACG CTCTGGGCCTCTGGCTACGAGATCTACGACCGGCTATCGCCGCCAATGAAGCAGTTCCTCGAAGGACTGACTGCAACCCACGACGCATCCTTCttccatgatgaagctgccCGCCTTGGCAACCCTCTACGCAAGGGCATCCGTGGTTCTCCTCTGAACCAGGGCGAAAACCTTTCTGCCGTACACCCCCTCGTCAGAACGAACCCAGTCACAGGCTGGAAGTCAGTGTACGTCAACAAGGGCTTCACCAAGCGTATCAACGGCCTCTCCAAAGATGAGAGCGACACGCTGCTGAGCTACCTGTTCAACCTCGTCACGCAGAATCACGATGCCCAGGTGAGATATCGATGGAGCAAGAATGACTGCGCCATTTGGGATAATAGGTCGACGCTGCACTGCGCTACGTACGACTACGATGCGGCTCGGGCTGGTGACCGGGTTTGCAGTCTGGGTGAAGCGCCATATCTTGATACTACGAGCAAGGGACGTAAGGAAGCATTGGGAATTTAA
- a CDS encoding Plasma membrane ATPase encodes MVGLFHRKKKAGEGDLEAGARRQSRGRIGSVYVPGVEDLGEYPALDRYISVYRDERRRSATEEDTTGKSRKKRWWQFGGVDAEETAPVKQGIPESWLETDMTTGIASSEVDIRRKRAGWNELTAEKENMFVKFLGFFTGPILYVMEVAALLAVGLGDWVDFGVILGILFLNAFVGFYQEKQAADVVASLKGDIAMRCTVVRDSNEQEIPARELVPGDILIVQEGGTVAADARLLCDYTRPEDFEVYKRLRAEDKLDRSEESDEAEGDEDQDQEHEHSQNTEVKGGDTNGKERDGDYQPQELGYRSRPLVAIDQSAITGESLAVEKYLGDMVYYTTGCKRGKAYSIVTHTARESFVGRTADLVQGAKDQGHFKAVMNNIGTSLLVLVMFWILAAWIGGFFHHIRIANPGSQNLLHYALVLLIIGVPVGLPVVTTTTLAVGAAYLAKQKAIVQKLTAIESLAGVDILCSDKTGTLTANKLSIRDPFVSEGQDVNWMMAVAALASSHNLKTLDPIDKVTILTLKRYPQAREILQQGWVTESFTPFDPVSKRITTVCRLGSDRFTCAKGAPRAILRLANCSEADGNLYREKAQEFARRGFRSLGVAYKKNDGDWILLGLLSMFDPPREDTAQTIIEAGHLGVPVKMLTGDAIAIAKETCKMLSLGTKVYNSERLIHGGLAGSVQHDFVERADGFAEVYPEHKYTVVEMLQQRGHLTAMTGDGVNDAPSLKKADCGIAVEGASEAAQAAADIVFLAPGLSTIVLAIKTARQIFQRMKAYIQYRIALCLHLEIYLTLSMIIINETIRVELIVFLALFADLATVAVAYDNAHWEPRPVEWQLPKIWVVSVILGILLAIGTWVIRGSMFLPSGGIVQNFGSVQEILFLEVALTENWLIFVTRGGKTWPSWQLVGAIFGVDVIATIFTLFGWLSGNGEVTTPRDHFNQSSNGWVDIVTVVIIWLYSFGVTVIIAIAYYLLNKISWLDNLGRKNRSKKDTAIENIIGHLQKLAVEHEMDEKTGKSRYLLVEKAGDEEDDI; translated from the exons ATGGTTGGTCTATTCCACCGCAAAAAGAAGGCTGGCGAAGGCGATCTCGAGGCTGGTGCCAGACGCCAGTCTCGAGGCCGCATCGGCAGCGTCTACGTCCCAGGCGTGGAAGACCTCGGCGAGTACCCAGCTCTGGACCGCTACATCAGCGTCTACCGCGATGAGCGACGCCGCAGCGCGACAGAGGAAGACACTACCGGCAAGAGTCGCAAGAAGCGATGGTGGCAGTTTGGAGGTGTCGATGCCGAAGAAACTGCTCCTGTTAAACAGGGGATACCAGAGTCTTGGCTCGAAACCGATATGACCACTGGCATTGCGTCTTCGGAGGTTGACAtcaggaggaagagagctGGATGGAACGAGTTGACGGCCGAGAAAGAGAACATGTTCGTCAAGTTTTTGGGCTTCTTCACGGGTCCAATTCTTTATG TCATGGAGGTTGCTGCGCTGCTGGCTGTTGGTCTCGGGGACTGGGTCGACTTTGGAGTCATCCTGGgaatcctcttcctcaacgccTTTGTCGGATTCTACCAGGAGAAACAGGCCGCCGATGTCGTAGCTAGTCTCAAGGGAGACATTGCTATGCGATGCACAGTTGTGAGAGATAGCAATGAGCAAGAAATCCCGGCGCGTGAGCTAGTACCTGGAGATATT CTCATTGTCCAAGAAGGTGGTACCGTCGCCGCTGATGCGCGTCTCCTATGCGACTACACCCGGCCAGAAGACTTTGAGGTGTACAAGCGTCTCAGAGCCGAAGACAAGCTCGACCGCAGCGAAGAGTCGGACGAGGCAGAGGGAGACgaagatcaagatcaagagcaCGAACACAGCCAAAACACCGAAGTCAAAGGGGGTGATACAAATGGGAAAGAGCGCGATGGCGACTACCAACCTCAGGAACTTGGGTACCGCAGTCGTCCACTCGTTGCCATCGATCAGTCTGCCATCACTGGCGAGTCTCTTGCTGTTGAGAAGTACCTGGGTGACATGGTCTACTATACCACAGGTTGCAAGCGCGGCAAGGCATACAGCATCGTAACTCACACAGCCAGAGAGTCCTTCGTCGGACGCACCGCAGACCTAGTACAAGGCGCAAAGGACCAGGGCCATTTCAAGGCCGTCATGAACAACATTGGCACTTCCCTCCTGGTTCTCGTCATGTTTTGGATCCTCGCCGCCTGGATCGGTGGTTTCTTCCATCACATCAGAATCGCAAACCCCGGATCGCAGAATCTCCTTCACTACGCCTTGGTGCTGCTCATCATCGGTGTACCTGTCGGTCTGCCCGTCGTCACGACCACTACTCTTGCCGTGGGCGCTGCCTATCTGGCCAAGCAAAAGGCTATTGTGCAGAAGCTGACAGCCATTGAGTCGCTTGCT GGTGTCGATATCCTCTGCTCAGACAAGACCGGCACGTTGACTGCCAACAAGCTCAGCATCCGTGACCCCTTTGTCTCTGAAGGCCAGGATGTCAACTGGATGATGGCCGTCGCAGCTCTAGCATCCTCTCACAACCTCAAGACGCTAGACCCTATCGACAAGGTCACCATCTTGACATTGAAGAGATATCCTCAGGCCCGTGAGATCCTGCAGCAGGGCTGGGTAACCGAGTCCTTCACGCCCTTTGACCCAGTCTCCAAGCGAATCACCACCGTGTGCCGTTTGGGCAGTGACCGGTTCACCTGCGCCAAAGGAGCACCCAGGGCTATCTTGAGGTTGGCAAACTGCTCAGAAGCAGACGGCAACTTGTACAGAGAAAAGGCTCAAGAGTTTGCTCGTCGCGGATTCCGCTCCCTTGGAGTCGCGTACAAGAAGAATGATGGCGACTGGATTCTCCTCGGTTTACTCTCCATGTTTGATCCTCCGCGTGAAGATACGGCGCAGACCATCATCGAGGCTGGACATCTCGGCGTCCCGGTTAAGATGCTGACGGGAGATGCcattgccatcgccaaggagacCTGCAAGATGCTGTCGCTGGGCACAAAGGTGTACAACTCGGAGCGACTCATTCACGGCGGCTTGGCTGGCAGTGTACAGCACGACTTTGTCGAGCGTGCCGATGGCTTCGCAGAAGTATACCCGGAGCACAAGTACACTGTCGTTGAGATGTTGCAACAGCGAGGTCATCTCACAGCCATGACAGGCGATGGCGTTAATGATGCCccatccttgaagaaggcagaCTGTGGAATCGCCGTTGAGGGTGCCTCTGAAGCTGCCcaggccgccgccgacaTCGTGTTTCTGGCCCCTGGCTTAAGCACCATCGTTCTGGCCATCAAGACGGCTCGTCAGATCTTCCAGCGCATGAAGGCATATATCCAGTACCGTATCGCGCTGTGCCTGCACCTCGAGATCTACCTCACGCTCTCTatgatcatcatcaacgagacTATCCGCGTCGAACTtatcgtcttcctcgccctATTTGCAGACTTGGCCACGGTCGCAGTAGCCTACGACAATGCTCACTGGGAACCGCGCCCAGTCGAGTGGCAGCTCCCCAAGATCTGGGTCGTGAGTGTCATTCTGGGCATCCTGCTCGCCATAGGCACTTGGGTCATTCGCGGATCCATGTTCCTCCCCAGCGGCGGCATCGTCCAGAACTTTGGCTCAGTCCAGGAAATTCTATTCCTCGAGGTGGCACTTACTGAGAATTGGCTTATCTTTGTCACGCGAGGAGGCAAGACCTGGCCATCCTGGCAGCTCGTCGGAGCCATCTTTGGCGTAGacgtcatcgccaccatcttcacccTATTCGGCTGGCTCTCCGGCAACGGAGAAGTGACTACTCCCAGGGACCACTTCAACCAGAGCAGCAATGGATGGGTAGACATCGTCACCGTTGTCATCATCTGGCTGTACTCATTTGGTGTCACTGTCATCATTGCCATCGCGTACTATCTCCTGAACAAGATCTCCTGGCTCGACAATCTCGGCCGCAAGAACCGCAGCAAGAAGGACACGGCCATCGAGAACATCATCGGGCATTTGCAGAAGCTGGCTGTTGAgcatgagatggatgaaaAGACGGGCAAGAGCAGATATCTCCTCGTCGAAAaggctggtgatgaggaggacgataTTTAG
- a CDS encoding NAD(P)-bd-dom domain-containing protein produces the protein MAQKYAKDQPEGFTNRIERVAIVGAGGSVGQYLARALLNTGKHTVTAITREGSTSKIPEGAKSVIVDYENEDSIVAALKGQQFLAISMSVTAAPGTQEKIIAAAAKAGVPWVMPNCYGTDFTNKSLAEENMTGQSVLPGIKAIEDAGVSSWIAMGCSYWYEFSIAQGPQWYGFDFSGNQKKVTFYDDGKTQINTSTWLQCGRAIAALLSLKELPEDESDKSPSISQWRNKPMWISSFLISQREMLDSIQRVTGTTDKDWEIEYEGSHERWSRAMDMLKKGDRRGWAMGMYARTFYPNGDGNIEAKYGLANDVLGLPKEDLDEATKRALKMVDSSYNYFTNRSK, from the exons ATGGCCCAGAAGTACGCCAAGGATCAGCCTGAGGGCTTCACCAACCGCATCGAGAGAGTCGCTATTGTTGGA GCCGGTGGTTCTGTTGGTCAATATCTGGCTAGGGCACTGTTGAATACCGGAAAGCACACAGTCACCGCCATCACTCGTGAAGGCAGCACTAGCAAGATTCCTGAAGGTGCTAAATCCGTCATCGTCGACTACGAAAACGAGGACTCTATTGTTGCCGCCCTCAAGGGCCAGCAAttcctcgccatctccatgTCCGTCACCGCTGCCCCTGGCACTCAGGAAAAGATCATTGCTGCCGCTGCAAAGGCCGGCGTTCCTTGGGTCATGCCCAACTGCTACGGCACCGACTTCACCAATAAGTCGCTCGCAGAGGAGAACATGACTGGCCAGTCAGTTCTACcaggcatcaaggccattgaggatgCTGGTGTGTCATCCTGGATCGCCATGGGTTGCTCTTACTGGTATGAGTTCTCCATTGCCCAGGGCCCGCAGTGGTATGGCTTCGATTTTAGCGGCAACCAAAAGAAGGTGACCTTTTACGACGACGGCAAGACGCAGATCAACACCTCGACCTGGCTTCAGTGCGGTCGAGCTATTGCCGCTCTTCTAAGCCTCAAGGAGCTACCTGAAGACGAAAGCGACAAGTCACCAAGCATCTCCCAGTGGCGAAACAAGCCCATGTGGATCTCCAGTTTTCTCATCTCCCAGCGAGAAATGCTCGACAGCATCCAACGCGTGACGGGCACCACGGACAAGGACTGGGAGATTGAGTATGAGGGCTCTCACGAACGCTGGAGTCGGGCGATGGACATGCTGAAGAAGGGTGACCGAAGGGGCTGGGCGATGGGCATGTACGCCAGGACATTTTACCCCAACGGTGACGGCAACATTGAGGCCAAGTATGGTCTTGCGAACGATGTGCTTGGACTTCCCAAGGAAGATTTGGATGAGGCTACCAAGAGGGCGCTCAAGATGGTTGATTCCAGCTACAACTATTTTACAAACAGGAGCAAGTAA